Proteins found in one Planctomycetes bacterium MalM25 genomic segment:
- a CDS encoding Alpha-L-fucosidase has protein sequence MRRVTRSFLLLTACLAVLCQTAFGEEFRYEADWDSIRSRYQCPEWFRDAKFGVFVFWGPAAVPQVGNDKYGKWMYVKGYQPAGVHVWKYHAAHFGPQSEFGYKDFFPRFTMENYDPEAWVELFKESGARYIVPVAEMHDGYAMYASKHTRWNVVDTGPKRDVMRPLVDEAREQGLKVGLSSHYAWNREYYPKTDPAWDTNDPEFRDLYGEDVDPKAPPTQEFLDQWWNRTTDLVDQYEPDILWFDFGLDKPGFAPVHKKILAYYYNKGLEWDKEVVFQDKNMRFESFPEDLIVLDIERGRMSDINPNPWQTDTAVGKVSWTYVVNENYKSPDRLIDEMVDIVSKNGCYLLSVGPKADGTIGPDEQRILRAFGEWLRTNGEAIYETRPWKVYGEGPMKVDTGHHTEYDDTAASAADVRFTTKDGVLYAMPLAWPADGVFRIESLAAGNPHDPRPIASVELVSGENAITWRQADDALVIEAQGEAPCEAAFVFRVRFGE, from the coding sequence ATGCGACGCGTCACCCGATCCTTCCTGCTCCTGACCGCCTGCCTCGCGGTGCTCTGCCAAACCGCGTTCGGCGAGGAGTTCCGCTACGAGGCCGATTGGGATTCGATCCGCAGCCGCTACCAGTGCCCCGAGTGGTTCCGCGACGCCAAGTTCGGCGTCTTCGTCTTCTGGGGCCCCGCCGCGGTGCCCCAGGTCGGCAACGACAAGTACGGCAAGTGGATGTACGTGAAGGGCTACCAGCCCGCCGGCGTGCACGTGTGGAAATACCACGCGGCCCACTTCGGACCTCAATCCGAGTTCGGCTACAAGGACTTCTTCCCCCGCTTCACTATGGAGAACTACGATCCCGAGGCGTGGGTCGAGCTCTTCAAGGAGTCGGGCGCGCGCTACATCGTGCCGGTCGCCGAGATGCACGACGGCTACGCGATGTACGCCTCGAAGCACACGCGCTGGAACGTGGTCGACACCGGCCCCAAGCGCGACGTGATGCGGCCGCTGGTCGATGAGGCCCGCGAGCAAGGCCTGAAGGTCGGCCTCTCCTCGCACTACGCCTGGAACCGCGAGTACTACCCCAAGACCGACCCGGCCTGGGACACCAACGACCCCGAGTTCAGGGACCTGTACGGCGAGGACGTCGATCCGAAGGCCCCGCCCACGCAGGAGTTCCTCGACCAGTGGTGGAACCGCACCACGGACCTCGTTGATCAGTACGAACCGGACATCCTCTGGTTCGACTTCGGCCTCGATAAGCCGGGCTTCGCGCCGGTCCACAAGAAGATCCTCGCCTACTACTACAACAAGGGTCTCGAGTGGGACAAGGAGGTCGTCTTCCAGGACAAGAACATGCGTTTCGAGTCCTTCCCCGAGGACCTCATCGTGCTCGACATCGAGCGCGGCCGCATGAGCGACATCAACCCGAACCCGTGGCAGACCGACACCGCGGTGGGGAAGGTCTCATGGACCTACGTCGTCAACGAGAACTACAAGTCGCCCGACCGACTGATCGATGAGATGGTCGACATCGTCAGCAAGAACGGCTGCTACCTGCTGTCGGTCGGCCCGAAGGCGGACGGCACGATCGGACCCGACGAGCAGAGGATCCTCCGCGCCTTCGGCGAGTGGCTCCGCACCAACGGCGAGGCGATCTACGAAACCCGGCCTTGGAAGGTCTACGGCGAGGGCCCAATGAAGGTCGATACGGGGCACCACACCGAGTACGACGACACCGCCGCCTCCGCCGCCGACGTCCGCTTCACAACGAAGGACGGCGTCCTCTACGCGATGCCCCTCGCCTGGCCGGCGGACGGCGTCTTCCGCATCGAGTCGCTCGCCGCGGGCAACCCGCACGACCCGCGGCCGATCGCCTCGGTCGAGCTCGTGAGCGGCGAGAACGCGATCACCTGGCGCCAAGCCGACGACGCCCTCGTTATCGAGGCCCAGGGTGAGGCTCCCTGCGAGGCGGCGTTCGTGTTCCGCGTGCGGTTTGGGGAGTAA
- the parE1 gene encoding Toxin ParE1, which produces MTRVVYSEACLKDFAEVLDYYDRVAPEQAGGVVRELMDFCELISTQPRMGAVAESISPGLRCITHGRYVIFYRYDEREQAVRIRRVLHHSRDTGSQSFE; this is translated from the coding sequence ATGACACGCGTCGTTTATAGCGAAGCCTGCTTGAAGGACTTTGCTGAGGTTCTCGACTACTACGATCGCGTTGCCCCAGAGCAAGCCGGAGGTGTTGTACGGGAGTTGATGGACTTCTGTGAGCTAATCTCAACTCAGCCGCGGATGGGCGCCGTAGCCGAGAGCATCTCCCCAGGGCTGCGTTGCATCACGCACGGTCGCTATGTGATCTTCTATCGCTACGATGAACGGGAGCAGGCGGTGCGGATCCGGCGAGTGCTCCATCACAGCCGTGACACGGGTTCGCAATCGTTCGAGTGA
- a CDS encoding FtsK-like domain-containing protein has protein sequence MELFQALRDAAAERHAEEARIAKTRSVASRESLARRDKRRRDVEEAHRVERESVDGEAEGRRSMLVASYEATRDRTQAEYKERRTKAESRAAKITKQAEQEKKEQGWEILTLFDAASKKPPEKLKGYRKRLKALRAELEAIAVEAVTIARDRGLADADYALAPIPEPSEDPAADDAACQAAAENAREAAGAAKTSTQTLYDQTLPRLLGSAIPAGTFLGMLSAALPTAGYTIGWSDWRTYAIGVGSAVVTALVAYFAPRSKARRMTREGFAAAEKALREAESAIHDANAAAVARANNELAALRAQRDADVKALEEKTERTIREAAEARDAELAEISRVFPAKLAELRDQQTASMGDLERENAERVSEMTQRRDERIARIEADHASDTKTIEEESESAWQTMFERWLTSYDDVRAELRDMRSECQRLFPDFATTDYPADATAEGVLWRPPAAPPAAIAFGSTQLDLAEVAHGLSDDERLRPPETRLESPALMTLAEHPNLLLTATGEGRKRSVELLRVMMLRFLTAMPPGKVRFTILDPVGLGDNFQAFMHLADADEQLINGRIWSQTRDIEEQLGRLTNHMETVIQKYLRSEYEDIHEYNAQAGEVAEPFQVLVAAGFPSNFSELAGRRLVSLVTGGPRCGVYTLLGVDDAARLPTDFRLDELKDNSAWLDWEKEAERFAWRRPPLEELPLELAEEPSNERAIEVIKNAGLAAKAAVRVEVPFSVVEPPPGELWTESCGSELRVPIGRAGAKNLQEVRLGKGTSQHLLVAGKTGSGKSTFLHAMVTSAAMHFGPDEVEFYLVDFKKGVEFKSYATHRLPHARVIAIESEREFGLSVLERLDDELRIRGEKFRAVGVQNLADYREKRPDEKVPRVLLVVDEFQELFTEDDRLAQESSLLMDRLVRQGRAFGMHVVLGTQTLAGAYSIARSTLGQIAIRVALECSETDAHLILSDERNTAARFLSRPGEAIYNAQNGLVSANEPFQVVWLPDKERAKKLDQIDEYRHRRELPRPETIVFEGNAPADPLKNLPLNELLTGEAPPPKPGRPAPAWVGAAVAIKPPASVDFGRHPGANLLCVGPHEPAALGMLSSALVSLLAAEPAAKAYLLDGTRPGEESEGVWQRVVHALPGEAQMVDQSGLGRAMTELTEELARRESAADDPNAPLPPPIYVVLHNAARFRELRKREDDFSFGGSGDEPKKPDAQFAEIVKNGPALGIHVILWCDSYNSTSRMLDRQMLREFALRIAMQMSAGDSSHLIDTPAASDLQMHRALLYNDETGQAEKFRPYGAPSDEWLERVKEAAAQRA, from the coding sequence ATGGAGCTCTTCCAGGCGCTCCGCGACGCGGCGGCGGAGCGGCACGCGGAGGAGGCCCGCATCGCGAAGACGCGTTCCGTGGCGAGCCGAGAGTCCCTGGCCCGCCGCGACAAACGCCGCCGCGACGTCGAGGAAGCGCACCGCGTCGAGCGGGAGTCGGTCGATGGCGAGGCGGAGGGTCGGCGTTCGATGCTGGTCGCTTCGTACGAGGCGACGCGCGACCGGACCCAGGCCGAGTACAAAGAACGCCGCACTAAGGCGGAGAGCCGCGCGGCCAAGATCACCAAGCAGGCCGAGCAGGAGAAGAAGGAGCAGGGGTGGGAGATCCTCACCCTCTTCGACGCGGCGAGCAAGAAGCCGCCCGAGAAGCTCAAAGGGTACCGCAAGCGGCTCAAGGCGTTGCGAGCCGAGCTCGAGGCGATCGCCGTCGAGGCGGTCACCATCGCCCGCGATCGTGGCCTGGCCGACGCCGACTACGCGCTGGCGCCGATCCCGGAGCCGAGCGAAGACCCCGCGGCGGACGACGCCGCCTGCCAAGCCGCGGCCGAGAACGCCCGCGAAGCGGCCGGCGCCGCGAAGACTTCGACGCAAACGCTCTACGACCAGACGCTGCCGCGTCTGCTCGGCAGCGCGATCCCGGCCGGCACGTTTCTTGGCATGCTCAGCGCGGCCCTGCCGACCGCGGGCTACACGATCGGCTGGTCCGATTGGCGGACGTACGCGATCGGCGTGGGCTCGGCGGTCGTGACGGCGCTGGTCGCCTACTTCGCCCCGCGCTCGAAGGCCCGCCGCATGACCCGCGAGGGTTTCGCCGCGGCCGAAAAAGCATTGCGTGAGGCCGAGTCCGCCATCCACGACGCCAACGCGGCGGCCGTCGCGCGGGCGAACAACGAACTGGCCGCGCTCCGAGCGCAACGCGACGCCGACGTGAAGGCGCTCGAAGAGAAGACCGAGCGCACCATCCGCGAAGCGGCCGAAGCCCGCGACGCGGAGCTCGCCGAGATCAGCCGCGTCTTCCCGGCGAAGCTGGCCGAGCTGCGCGACCAGCAGACCGCCTCGATGGGCGACCTGGAGCGTGAGAACGCGGAGCGCGTCTCCGAGATGACCCAACGCCGCGACGAGCGGATCGCCCGCATCGAAGCGGACCACGCCTCCGACACGAAGACGATCGAGGAGGAATCCGAGTCGGCGTGGCAGACGATGTTCGAGCGGTGGCTCACCTCGTACGACGACGTCCGCGCCGAACTGCGTGACATGCGGAGCGAGTGCCAGCGGCTCTTCCCCGACTTCGCGACGACCGATTACCCCGCCGACGCCACGGCCGAGGGCGTCCTCTGGCGGCCGCCCGCCGCCCCGCCGGCCGCGATCGCCTTCGGCAGCACCCAGCTCGACCTGGCGGAGGTCGCCCACGGCCTGTCCGACGACGAGCGGCTCCGCCCGCCCGAGACGCGCCTCGAGTCGCCCGCCCTGATGACTCTCGCCGAGCACCCGAACCTGCTGCTCACCGCCACGGGCGAAGGACGCAAACGGAGCGTCGAGCTGCTGCGCGTGATGATGCTCCGCTTCCTCACGGCGATGCCGCCCGGCAAGGTCCGGTTCACGATCCTCGATCCGGTCGGCCTCGGCGACAACTTCCAGGCGTTCATGCACCTGGCCGACGCCGACGAGCAGCTGATCAACGGGCGGATCTGGAGCCAGACCCGCGACATCGAGGAGCAGCTCGGCCGTCTGACCAACCACATGGAGACGGTCATCCAGAAGTACTTGCGGAGCGAGTACGAAGACATCCACGAGTACAACGCCCAGGCGGGCGAGGTCGCCGAGCCGTTCCAGGTGCTGGTCGCCGCCGGCTTCCCGAGCAACTTCAGCGAGCTGGCGGGACGCCGGCTCGTGAGCCTCGTGACGGGCGGGCCGCGCTGCGGTGTGTACACGCTGCTCGGGGTCGACGACGCGGCGCGGCTGCCGACCGATTTCCGCCTCGACGAGCTGAAGGACAACTCGGCGTGGCTCGATTGGGAGAAGGAAGCCGAGCGGTTCGCGTGGCGCCGCCCGCCGCTCGAAGAGCTGCCCCTCGAGCTGGCCGAGGAACCCTCCAACGAGCGGGCGATCGAGGTCATCAAGAACGCCGGCCTCGCCGCGAAAGCCGCTGTGCGGGTCGAGGTGCCGTTCAGCGTCGTCGAGCCCCCGCCCGGCGAGCTGTGGACCGAGTCGTGCGGCAGCGAACTCCGCGTGCCGATCGGCCGCGCCGGCGCGAAGAACCTACAAGAGGTCCGCCTTGGCAAGGGAACGTCCCAACACCTGCTCGTAGCGGGCAAGACCGGTTCGGGTAAATCGACCTTCCTGCACGCGATGGTCACCAGCGCGGCGATGCACTTCGGGCCGGACGAGGTCGAGTTCTACCTGGTCGACTTCAAGAAGGGGGTCGAGTTCAAGTCGTACGCCACGCACCGGCTGCCGCACGCGCGCGTCATCGCGATCGAGAGCGAACGCGAGTTCGGGCTCAGCGTGCTGGAGCGGCTCGACGACGAGCTGCGCATCCGCGGCGAGAAGTTTCGCGCCGTGGGCGTGCAGAACCTGGCCGATTACCGCGAGAAGCGGCCCGACGAGAAGGTCCCCCGTGTGCTGCTGGTTGTCGACGAGTTCCAGGAGTTGTTCACCGAGGACGACCGCCTGGCTCAAGAGTCGTCGCTGCTGATGGACCGCCTCGTCCGGCAGGGCAGGGCCTTCGGCATGCACGTGGTGCTCGGCACGCAGACCCTCGCCGGCGCCTACTCGATCGCCCGCAGCACGCTCGGCCAGATCGCCATCCGCGTGGCGCTGGAGTGCAGCGAGACCGACGCCCACCTGATCCTCAGCGACGAACGCAACACGGCCGCCCGCTTCCTCAGCCGCCCCGGCGAGGCGATCTACAACGCGCAGAACGGGCTGGTCTCCGCCAACGAGCCGTTCCAGGTCGTCTGGCTTCCGGACAAGGAGCGGGCCAAGAAGCTCGACCAGATCGACGAGTACCGCCACCGCCGCGAGCTTCCGCGCCCCGAGACGATCGTCTTCGAGGGCAACGCGCCGGCCGACCCGCTCAAGAACCTGCCGCTGAACGAACTGCTAACCGGCGAGGCGCCGCCGCCCAAGCCGGGCCGCCCCGCGCCGGCGTGGGTCGGCGCCGCCGTGGCGATCAAGCCGCCCGCGTCGGTCGACTTCGGCCGGCACCCGGGCGCGAACCTGCTGTGCGTCGGGCCGCACGAGCCCGCGGCGCTCGGCATGCTCAGCTCGGCCCTCGTGTCGCTGCTCGCCGCCGAGCCGGCGGCGAAGGCCTACCTGCTCGACGGGACCCGCCCGGGCGAGGAGTCCGAGGGCGTCTGGCAGCGCGTTGTCCACGCCCTTCCGGGCGAGGCTCAGATGGTTGACCAGTCGGGCCTCGGCCGCGCGATGACCGAGCTGACCGAGGAGCTGGCCCGCCGCGAGTCGGCCGCCGACGATCCGAACGCCCCGCTCCCGCCGCCGATCTACGTGGTGCTGCACAACGCGGCCCGCTTCCGCGAGCTCCGCAAGCGCGAGGACGACTTCAGCTTCGGCGGGTCGGGCGACGAGCCGAAGAAGCCCGACGCCCAGTTCGCCGAGATCGTGAAGAACGGCCCGGCCCTGGGCATCCACGTCATCCTCTGGTGCGACTCGTACAACAGCACGTCGCGGATGCTCGACCGCCAGATGCTGCGTGAATTTGCCCTGCGGATCGCGATGCAGATGTCGGCGGGCGACTCGTCGCACCTGATCGACACCCCGGCGGCGAGCGACCTGCAGATGCACCGCGCGCTGCTCTACAACGACGAGACCGGCCAGGCCGAGAAGTTCCGGCCTTACGGCGCGCCGAGTGATGAGTGGTTGGAGCGAGTGAAAGAGGCGGCGGCGCAGCGGGCGTAA